The stretch of DNA ATTTTTGGGACTATTAGATACTCTTCTTGAAGCTTGACGTTGCTTGGATATTGTAAAGACTGCTTACCATGTTTAGATTTAAATCTAGGGTACATAGCTCGTCTTTCAAAGAAATTATTGAAAGCTATGCCCAAGTTCAAACATACTTGTTGTAAGCACATTGAGTAAGTCTCGGACAACCAAGCTGTTTCTTGTTGCTTTTTAAGAGTGGGTAACATCTTTTTGATATCATAACCAGAAAGACCTTTACCTGTATCTTGATAGGTTTCGTTCATCAAGTTAAGAAAATAATTCCACACCCAACGGCAAGAACCAAAAGCTTTTGCTAGCTGCTGTTTCTGTTGAGTATCTGGATATAATCTTACTTTGACTACCTTGAGCATTAGAGTAAATTAAATTTGCTATAAAAAATAATAGCAAATTAAACTCAAACAGGTCAACACCTTGACTGGCATTCATCCCGACTCTGAGCCTAGAGGCTACAGAGCGGGGCTTCTGCCAGGCTAGCTAAAAATATACTGACAAAATCACCCCTTACCCAACCTTTAGCACCAGATTGAAAACTGACTTTGTACCAACAGTATCCATCTGCATTATTTTCAAAAACTTGGGTGACATAAATAGGCTCACCTTGATTACCAAAATCGCTGACTTTTGCGGAAACAGTTGGTTCTTCACGGACGTTAATTTGGGATTCTGATTCTTTACTGATTAAGTTTCCTCCAACTGGAAAACTGTAAACAGTAGTACAGCCTTGCAAAGAATTTTGTTTTAGTTGAGTTTTAACTGGTTTTACACCTGCAAGAGTCAAAACTATAAACGCACTAATAAAAACTATAGAGGTAATAAATTGTGATCTCATCGTAGGCTCCTAAAAAAACTAAATTCTGCTTATTTAAAATTAATTAGAGTTAAGTATAGAAGCACATTCTTCAATTTCTTTGATTTGGCTATCCTCATTGATTTACTTTAATACCGATAAAATTTACATTTACAACAAATTGTGTGTTGAATTACTTTTTCGTAATATATTTTTAATCGCTAGCTGTTTTTGCAATTTAATGAAAGAGAATTGGTATTTTTCTTCTAACCAAATTAAGCTTTCAAAATCTATTACCTAAACAAATTCACAAAGATATTTAAGATTTACTTGTTCGGTACTATAAACAATACTTTCTTGATTAATTACTCCAGCTATTCCAGGAGTAACATAAGTACTGTCATAACCCTTCTTAGGTAAATTTTGACTCCAATTGTGGGGATGATATTCTTTACCCATCGCAAACTCGCATAACAACATAAAAACTCTTTGCTCGTTATCTCCTGATTGATTCCAATAGTTAGTAGCATAATTAAGAGCTTTAGTAGATTGTTGAGAACCATAAATACCATTACCAAACATTCTTCCTGTACATTGAATTGCGTTAGCAGGAGGAATAATTAAACCTTGTTGAAGAATACTTAATAAATTACTAGCTTTTGTACCATGCCAGTGAAGTTTGACATTACCAACTTCTGCTGCTTTCTTGCTAAAAGCACGACGCATGGAAGGAATATTTATTTCATATACTCGTCGTAGTTTGTATTGGGAAGCAAGATGATGAGTATTGAGAGTACTTTCATACAGTTGACGTAACCAACGAAAAGTATTTTTTCCTTCTGTTGTGCTACCTGGTACTCTGGTTAAGGTGCATTCAAAAATTTTTTCCTTCATTGATGGTTGAGTAGTTGCTAAAGCTGCATCAAGAGCGTTTAAAATTTCATATTGTCTTTGTAACTCTTGAGGCGAACGAAACACTGACTCATCTAACTTCCTACCTAAGTTTTGGGGAATTAAACGCAGATATTGACTGATTAACTGCCGAAAGATACGACTATTACTTCTTTTCATCGCTGCAATTTGTAAAAGATAATCTCTCGCCAGAGCGATCGCATTTGGGGTAATTAAACCCAAAGCTGTAGTAAATTTTCCCGTGGATACGTCGTAATTAATATTAGTTTGGGCAATAATTTCATGAATATTAACCGAAACTAAATAACGAATTAGTTGTTTAGATCGCACATCGCCACCATGATGAATTTGTTTAGCAGCAATGCTTTCTAAATCTTCTGAAGAGATGGTAGTAGTTTGTGGTTGCTGGTTAGGAATTAGCTGCGCCTCAGTATAACCCTTTCTCAGTTTTTCTCTTTTCATGCGTTCAAACTTATTTTTCGCTAAAAGCACCGAACTAAACTGATAAGTTTTGCTTTGCAACTTACTCCCGACTCTACCCCATTGTGCCGTGAAGCAACCATCATCCGTCACCTTTCCTTGCCAAACTTTATTAGAATTTTGGTCAATTTCGACATAAATTAGCGTACAACAATCTAATACGCCAGCAACAACCGCCGTACTCATATTTATTTACCTTAATGATAAAAATCTTGGTTTTAGTAATTAATTTGAGGAGTTCCTCTTAATTTAATAATGTATCGCAGTTTGATTTTTTAGTCAACAAAGAAGGAAAGTAATGCGATCGCTTTTGGGAGAGTAACCTCTTGCTCTAGAAAACTTAAAATATAAACAATAGCGAGCAATTAATTTTTCATGCAAAGTATTAAATTAAACTCTCATGTAGGTTCGGACGGTATATTGCATTTAGATGTGCCAGTAAATATTAAAAATGCCGAACTAGAAGTATTAATAACTGTGAAAAATATCAACTCTACTCAAGAAAACGAGAGAAAATCAGAATGGTCACCTGAATTTTTTGAAAAGACCGCAGGAGCTTGGGAAGGAGAGCCATTAGAGCGAGAACCTCAAGGAGAATATGAAAACCGAGAAGAGTTATTTTGATCTACTTGCTCGATACCAATACTTGTATTCAATACCTAACTGGTCGTAATCCTTTGGTTGTAGCAAAATTTAAGGCTCACAATCCTTCAGATATAGCTATTTGTGATATTGTTAAGTCAGAACTTTACTATGGTGCATATAAAAGCGATCGCACAGATAAAAATCTCCAAGTGCTAAGTAAGTTTTTCAACGAATTTGTCAGTTTACCTTTCGACCAACAAGCAGCCAAAAAAGCAGGAGAAATAAGAGCTAGACTTGCTACGTTAGGAACTCCAATTGGTCCTTACGATCTTCAGATAGCAGCGATCGCTTTAATTCACAATCTGATTTTGGTTACTCATAACATTAGAGAATTTAGTTGAGTTGAAGGACTGCGCTTTGAAGATTGGGAAGTAGTTTAGTTTGTGGTATATCGCGCGTCGCAAGTGCGTTTAAATTTGCCACAGTCGAATTGCGTTATTGTCATCAGCACTAGCAAACATTTGTTCAGTAAAAGCGATCGCTATAGCTCTTAAAGGATGTCTGAGAAACAAATTGTCTTAATAGTCCAAGTAAGCAAGTTTACCTTCGATACATAATTTACAAGCCAAAATAAGAATTGGAACTGAAGTTTGAGTTCGATCAGTTTTGGGAATTTTTTTTCTCTATTCTCTATCCTCTTTCTTTACGATAAGTTTTCTTAAATAAAATAGGATGACTTAAATAACCTGTTCTAACTTAAAAACTTTGAGGTTAGAGAAATTATCATGAAACTAAAGTTAAAATACCAAGCTTTGACAACCTCTCTTTTTCTATGTAGCCATTTATTTTTTGTCATGGAAGCTCAAGCTCGACCTACGGTAGGATTTGAGAATAATTCTTCAACCCAACCAACAGTTACAGGAGGCACAACCTTTAGCTGTATTCCCCAAGGTAACAACTATGCTACTGTAGGTCAAAAAGCTGGTAGAGAACCAGTTCCCCTAATTGTCTGGACACCCAAAGGATCGAATCATTTTGGCGAAAAATATCCTCCTCAAACTCGCTGCCAAATAGTTACCCAAAAATTAAACGCAGCCATTAGTGCTAACGGTGGCACAATGAAAAATTTGTTATTGACTAACGGTATGGTAAGTAATCAAACCGTAATTTGTACTCTGCGTCAACAAGAAACCGCTTGTAACCCCAATAACACACTCTTTACGCTCAAACCTGAAAATGCTAGTCGTTCGGGGGAAGTAATTTCCCAATTAATGCAAATCGGTCGCTATGGTAGCAGTGCAGGATTTATTCAGGAAACTAGCGGTCAAGTGTATGTGGATTTAGGAGACTGGGAAAATAAAGTTTTTTAAGCAATCAGCAGTTTTTTTGCCACGTTAACAATTCATTTTTAAATCTTGTTTAATGATAACTAGTTTTTTAGGGGGATTATTATCCTTTTTCCATTCACAATTAATCCCTAAAATTGAACAGAAGCCTAATCATATTGCCAATTTACAACTGCAATTAATTAACAACCGTTTTTCTCAAGAGCGGTCTGTAGAGGAAATTGCTAGACAGATAACAGTTAGAATTTTCACAGATTCGGGTTTAGGTTCAGGGGCAATTATTGCCCGTCAGGGTCAAACTTACACAATCTTAACTAATCATCATGTGGTAGCTAGTAGTCCCAATCAAACATATACTGTTTTAACTGATGATGGACAAAGACATCAAGCCCAATGGCTACAATCGAGCCAGTTTGGTACTTTAGATGTAGCTTTGCTGCAATTTACCAGTAGTAATTCTTATCGAGTTGTCAAAATAGGAGACTCAACACAACTTTCCGTTGGCAATGTTATCTATGCATCAGGATTTCCAGCTTGGCATTTTAGAAGAGAAGGCAATAAAATCACTGCTTTGGAAGATACTCGTCATTGGGGATTAAGAGCCTTTCGTGTAACTAAAGGAATAGTAGGAATGCTAAGTAAGCAAGCACTATTTGGAGGATATCAAATCGGCTATAGCAATGATGTAGTCGAAGGCATGAGTGGTGGCCCTGTTTTGAATGAACAAGCTGAACTCATTGGAATTAATGGAATGTTGAAATATCCTCTGCAAGATACTCAAGCAATCGTTTTTGTTGATGGAACAACTCCTTCAGAACAACTTTTTGAGCAAATGGAAACTTTAAGCTGGGCTATTCCTATCAATGATATTCACCATCAAATTGAAACTTTGATTGGAGAAAGTGCAGTTATAGAAAATGAATTACTTCGAGAATAATGACTATCAAAAAATTTAAGATGAGTTTGGCTAAGTTTAACTTTTCAACTAAATGGTTAGGAAGTACATTAATAGTTACTTTGTTAGCGGTTAGTTTCCCAACCATGGTGACTGCCAAAAATGAAAGCGAGATTGCTCAAATTGCCAAAACTTTGACAGTACAAATCAATAATAATGGGAATTCTCCAGGAGGTTCTGGAGTAATTATTGCTAAAAACGGTAATACCTATACGGTGATCACAGCAAATCACGTAGTATGCGATGCGATTCCTCGTCCCGGGCCTGTGGTTTGTCGCAAAGATATTGCCTATAGTGTTCGTACCTATACTGGTCAAGAATATCCACTGAGTTTAGTAGAACATTTACAGAAAAATCCCAACGATTCTGATTTAGCCATTGTCACTTTTGAAAGCTCTGAAGAATATCCTGTCGCCCAGTTAGGAGATTCAGAACAAGCTGCGATCGCTTCTGATATTTATGTGGCTGGTTTTCCAGCAGCTTTTGGTAAAACGGGAGCGCAAAGAGATTTTACCTTGACTACAGGCGCAGTGGCTTCTCTTGCTACTAATGCTATTAACGGCTATAGTCTGATCTATGATGCTAGAACTAAAACAGGTATGAGTGGTGGACCAGTTTTTGATTCTGAAGCTCATTTGGTGGGAATTCATGGCTTAGGTGATACTAATACTCCTCAAACAGGAAATTTATCAGATGCTCAAAAATCTGGTTTTAATGCTGGTATTCCAATTAATACCTTTAAACAAGTGTGTCCTAAATTTGAAAATTGCCTCAATCTGGGAGAAAATACTGAAATAACCAGAAATTCAGTAGAACAATCAACTACGAAACCAACGGTTACTAATCTAGATAATCCTCAATCTGCTCGTGATCACTACAAAAAGGGTCTTTCTTTACAAGCGCGAGGTGATTACCCACAAGCAATCAATCATTATACTCAGGCATTGCAACTTACTCCCGATCAAAGTACCGCTTTATCAACTTTATTAAATAGAGGCTATGCCTATTTAAATCTGCAAAATTGGCAAGCAGCTATTGATGATTACAATCAAGCCTTGCAGATTGATAGTAACGAGGCGACAGCCTATAACGAAAGAGGAGAGGCACGTCAGCAAATAGGAGATTTAGCAGGAGCAATCAGCGATTACACTCAAGCAATTAATCTTGATCCTAATTTACCCTATGCTTACAACAACCGAGCTTTTATTTTAAATCGTCAAGGAGATTTAGCAGGAGCAAAAGCAGATTTAGAAAAGGCTGCTGAGTTACTTTTGGCGGAGGGACAAATCGATCAATATAAAATTGTGATGAATAACATCGAAACAGTTGAGCGTAATCAAAGACTTCAGCCCGACACAACTAATTCTGATCCTAATTTGTCACTAATTCAACAGTGGAATTTGAAGTCTGTACCTTGTAGTAATCAGGCAGTTTCTATTTTTATTGATGGAAAAGAATATTGTACCGAACCGACAGATTGGCTGAGTTTGGGTCAATATAAATACATTCGTAACGATGATAGATTAGAACCGATTACTAAACCACCAGCTACTTCTAATTCTCAAACTTTGGCAATTTCGCCTCAATTTACTTTTACTAGTGTTTGGGACTATGGGAATTGTCTAGAAGATATTATTCAACTTTATCTTGGGGTTGAGCAATTTAAACAACGAGGCAGAATCGGCAATTGTTTGGCAGATGTGTTTCAAACCTACAAAGATAAGGGACTATCTCAAGCTCAAGCGTTAGAGTTGATTCGTGCTGCTAACCAATATGCAACTTCTAAATTAAATCCTTCTCTTTATCCTCCCCAAGGACAACGAAGACGAATTAATAAAATGTTTGGTTTTACTTATCAAATCGATAAAACACCTTGAGAAACTGGTTTATAAAGCCCAATCAGAATTATCTTCAGATTGAGGTTGAGGTTCTGGTTGAGGTTGGGATGAGTTAAAGTCGTCTACAGGCATATTGCCATAATGTTGGTTAGGTGTTTGAGTTTCCGAAGGCTTAGAAGTTGATTTTGGCTCAGAATCAGTAACTTCTGGTGATTCTTCTTCAACAGGATTGGGAGTTTCTGAGGGTTGAGAATTAGTAACTTCTGGTGATTCTTCTTCAACAGGATTGGCAGTTTCTGAAGGTTGAGAATTAGTAGCCTCTGGTGATTTTTCTTCAACAGGATTGGCAGTTTCTGAGGGTTGAGAATTAGTAACTTCTGGTGATTCTTCTGCTACAGGATTAGAAGTTGCTGGTGCTGGCGTTGTCGGAATTATAGGAGGATTGGGAGTAACTGGTGGAGAGGCTACAGCGATCGCTTTTTCTGCTTCACTAATAATTGCCTCAGCTTGTTCTCGCCAATAACTAGATGTAGAGGTTTGAACTTGGGTTGCTGTTTGTTTGGCTTCTTGCCAGTTTTTCTGTTGGAGTGCTTCCTGAGCGTTAGCAATAATACTTTTATTAGTATCGTATTCAGTTTTCCAGCGATCGCTTTCGGTTTGAGTTTGAGATTTAATCGAACTATTTTCTGGTATCTGTTGAATTAATTCGAGTGCTTCTGCCAATTTTCCTTCGGTTGTATACATCGCTGTAGCCTCTTGGAAAAGCTGTTGTGACCATTGGTTAGTTAATTGTTCAATTTCGTCAGCAAAGGAAGTATTTTGGGGTAATTGGGCTATTATGGCTAAAGCTTCTCCATAATTGAGAGATTGTGCTTTTTGTTTTGCCATTCCTAAACCACACTGAACCTGGAACTGGGATTTTTGTGCTTGTGGTAAGGTAAGAGTCTGGGTAATTTGTTGATAACATTGGGTATATTGATTTTGAGCTATTAAAGTATTAAGTTGTTGAACCTGCTCATTGAGATTTTGTTGTTCGACTTGAGTATTGTTTTGATTAAACCAATATATTCCTCCCGCAGCACCACCTAGAGCGATCGCACTAGCCAAAGCGATTAAGCTTTTCTGTTTTGATTTATTAAAATGAGTTTTACTTCGATTGGAATTTTCTACAGGTGTGTCTTGTAGAGAATTGGGTATTGAGGAATTGCGCTCAAAAGAAGAATGTTGGGTTAATGCAGCTTGAGAAATAGGTACATTATTTGTTTGAGGGAACGAAGATAGTTTTTGCTCAGGAACAGCAGAGTTCAATGCAGAACTACGATTAGGTTTAGTTTGGTTAGAATCAAGCAGAGTGGTAGGATGTTCCGAAGCAGAAAAAGACTGACTCAACTGAGAATTATTAACTAACCCTGTTGGTGTATATCTAGCTGAGACAGTAGGTGGAACAGTAGTTGCAGAATAAGTATTGATAGCATTTAAAGCTTCTTGAGCCGAATGATAGCGATCGCCAAAATGATAGCGTACCATTTTAGTGAGAATTGCTGCTAGTTGAGGACTAACTTGAGCTTGAGGTTGCCAGAGTAACTCACCGTATTCATCTTCTGGAAGTTCTAAAGGATGAATCCCTGTCAAAGCTTGAATACCAATCATCCCCAAAGCATAGAGATCGCTACTAGGACGAGGTTTACCAATTGCTTGTTCAGTTGGCATATAACCCCTTGTTCCTACTGCTACAGTGGCAGGAATAAGCTGCGATTGAGTTAATGCAAATTCTTTAACTGTGCCAAAATCAACTAAAACCAATTTGCGATCGCTATTACGACGAATCAGATTATCAGGTTTGACATCGCGGTGAATTACACCATTGCTATGAATAAAATCAAGAATATTTAAACAGTCTTTGAGTAGTTCGACTACGTTATTTTCTGACCAAATCGAACCGGGTTTTAATTCTTGACTAAGAGTATGACCTTCAATATACTCTTGTACTAAATAAAATTGTTGCTCTTCTTCAAAATAGGCTACTAGACGAGGAATTTGGGGATGATTTAACTTGTTAAGAGTTTCTCCTTCTTTTTGAAATAAACGTCTGGCAACATTTAAAGAATTTGGATCGTTAATTTGAGGATAAAGTTGTTTGACCACACAGCGATTATGATTAGGGAGATCGATATCTTTCGCCAGATAAGTCTGTCCAAAGCCACCTTTGGCGATATATCGAATAATTTGATATCGCGAAGCTAGAATTTTACCCTGCATAATCTTCTAAACAGTCAAAGTTAGTATCTAACTTAATTTAAGTACAATACCGATAAAAATTAGCAAAGCCTCACCAATCAATGACAAAATAAATTACTTTAAAGTATTACATTATACAGAATTATTTTTATAATTAAAATATAGGGTTAAAGGAGATTAGTATTATGTCTATTCAAACTAAAGCTCGCGCTCTTCTCAACCGTCATCATCAAATGATTCGTAACCGCGAACAATCGATGTTATTAAGAACTGCAACAGAAATCGGTTTTGATGTAGATACAAGTCACTACTATAGTCACATCCAAGGCAAAACTCCAGCCCAATTTAACCAAGCTTATCATCGTAGTCGAAGCACAATGAGTTAAGTTTTTGGATGTAATTAAAGAAAAAAATTATCTCTAGCTTAACAAGCTTCCCGAAGATGTTTAAGGTTAAAAGAAAATCTCAAGTAACTTCAAAAACTATACTTTTCAACCAACAGACAAATATAGTTGACTCCAAAAACCAAGTTGCACTCAAAACTTTATCCTCTAAAGAATTAAAATTAGCTTTAGCGCAATTAAAGGGATGGCAACTTCAAGAAGGTAAATTACATCGTCGCTTTTGTTTTAGCTCTTTTGAAAAAGCATTAGGATTTATGTCAGGACTAGCTTTAAGTGCAAAAAAGATAGAACATCATCTTGAAGAATCTGAGTTATACAATTGTGTCACTGTCGATCTGATCACTCCTGAAATAGGTGGGATCACAGATTTAGATGTACAACTAGCACAACAAGCTAATAGATTAGCCTCTATACTAAAAGCATTCTATTGAGATTTAGAATTGTTGCTCAATTGCCCGATTCAACAAATCCAAACCTTCGGCTAAACTTTCAATTCTAGTTACACAGTCTCTTAACTCTGCTGCACCAGGAAAACCTTTACAGTACCAAGCTAAATGTTTACGAGATTGCCTAATCCCTCGTTCTCCTTTATATTCCCATAAACCCTGTAAATGTTCCTTAGCGCACTCTAATCTTTCTTTCACCGTCGGAGTAGGTAAACTTGTTCCTGTTTTAAAAAAGTAATCGATTTCTCCTACCAAAAAGGGATAACCCAAAGTACCTCGCGAACACATCACACCATCTGCATTGGTTTGTTCTAAACAAAGTATTGCTGCTTCAACAGAAAAAATATCTCCATTGGCAATAACGGGAATAGATAAGACTTGTTTAACCTTGCCTATCCATTCCCATTTCGCTGCACCATTGTAACCTTGAGCGCGAGTCCGAGCGTGCAAAGTTAACATTTTTGCTCCTGCATCCTCCATTTGGCGAGCAAAATCTAAAATATTAATTTCATGTTCGTCCCACCCAATTCGAGTTTTGACAGTTACAGGTACATCTACTGCTGTGACTACTTCCCTAACAATTGCTTCAGCTACTGCTGGTTGACGCAATAAAGAAGAACCACCCCCCTTTTTGGTGATTTTGTTAACAGGACAACCCATATTGATATCGATGGTGTTTGCACCTTCAGCTACTGCTTTTTGGGCTGCTTCTGCCATAAAATCAGGACGACAATCAAATAACTGAATACTAATAGGTTGTTCGTCTGGGTCAATTTCCATCAGTTTAGGCAATGACCGCAAGTGGTGTAATTCACTAGCACTAACCATTTCCGTATAAAGCATTGATTTGTTTGCGTATCGCCTTACCAATCGTCGAAAGACCAAATCTGTTACTCCTGATAAGGGAGACTGTAAAACTCGGCTTTCTATGGTAAACGTACCAATTTTTAGGGGGGTAGATAATTTTGCTTGAAGTTGGGAAGATAAAGCAGTCATTGAGATTTAATTAGCAGTAGCAACAGAACGCCAAACACCAACGAGAATACCTTGGACTTCTACTGTATTTGGTTCTACTTTGATTGGTTCGTATTTAACGTTAGATGGTTTGAGAGTAACTTGGTTTTTTTCTCGATAAAAACGTTTTAAGGTTGTACCATAACCTGCTACTCGGGCAGCAACAATCTCACCATTTTTAACTTCTTCATTAGCGGGAACTTCTCGCATAATCGCTAAATCACCTTCGGTAATCAAATCTTCGATCATGCTGTCTCCTGTTACTCGTAAAACATAGTAATCAGAACGCTCAAATAAATTAGATAAATCTAACTTGGCTTGATCTTCAGTAAATGGTTCGACTAAACCTCCTGCTGCGATCGCACCTAAGATAGGTAAGCCTTTTTCAGGTGGATTTAAAATCCGAATTGTCCGCGCTTGACCATCAACCCAATCAATATAACCTTTGTTTCGTAGTCTTTCTAAACGACTTTGAATCGGAGCAGGCGATCGCAAATTCATGGCTTTCATCATCTGTCGGATCGAAGGCGCGTGTTGAGTTGTACGAATATAATCAACCAACCAATCATATAGTTCTTGTTGGGCTGGAGTTAAGTTTTCCATAGCCGTTTCTAGGGGTAATGTTGTACTCAGAACATAGGTACTAACTATTAGATCCTATTTTGCACCCTAAAGTCAAGCAAATTTTTGCTTCTAATCGCAAAATTAATTTTTAGTGTTAATGAATTAATCAGGCGATCGCTTTCTAAATAAGTTAAAGTCTGGATTGAAAACTACCTGTAAATTTTGAATCATTAAATAATCCTGGTTAGCTTTACGAAATTAAAAATTCTTTGGCAAAATCAGCGTTCAGAATAAAGAATTGTCGATGCGTTAATTTAGTATCACTTAAATTATGTCAGAAACAACCATAGAATCAATTCTCCAAGAAAAACGTTTATTTGCTCCCTGTTCAGAATTCTCCCAAAATGCTAATATTAAAAGTTTTGCAGAATATCAGCAACTATATGAGCAATCAATTAGTGATCCTGAAGGTTTTTGGGCTAATTTAGCTGAAACAGAATTAGATTGGTTTCAAAAATGGGATCGAGTCTTAGATTGGCAACCACCCTTTGCTAAGTGGTTTGTCAACGGCAAAATTAACATTTCTTATAACTGTCTAGACCGACATCTGACTACCTGGCGCAAAAACAAAGCAGCGATTATCTGGGAAGGTGAACCAGGCGATTCCCGTACTTTAACTTATGCTCAATTGCATCGGGAAGTTTGTCAAATGGCAAATGTCTTCAAGCAACTGGGAGTCAAAAAAGGCGATCGCGTGGGGATTTATATGCCGATGATTCCTGAAGCTGCGATCGCAATGTTGGCTTGTGCCAGAATTGGCGCACCCCATAGTGTTGTGTTTGGGGGATTTAGTGCCGAAGCTTTAAAAGCGCGTTTACAAGATGCAGAGGCAAAATTAGTTGTCACCGCTGATGGTGGTTTTCGTAAGGATAAAGTTGTACCTCTCAAAGATGCTCTAGATGAAGCTTTAAGTAATAACGGTGTTCCGAGTGTCGAGAATGTTTTGGTAGTTCAACGCACCAAACAAACCATTAATATGCAAGAAGGCAGAGATCATTGGTGGCACGAACTCCACGCCCAAGCGTCGATCAATTGTCCTCCCGAACCAATGGACAGCGAAGATCTGCTGTTTATTCTCTACACTAGCGGTACAACTGGCAAACCTAAAGGAGTAGTGCATACAACTGGTGGTTATAACCTTTACACCCATATCACTACTAAATGGGCATTCGATCTTAAAGATACTGATGTTTATTGGTGTACGGCGGATGTTGGTTGGATCACAGGACATAGTTATATTGTCTATGGCCCTCTTTCCAATGGTGCAACCAGTTTAATGTATGAGGGTGCGCCTCGTGCTTCTAACCCTGGTTGTTTTTGGGATGTGATCGAAAAATACGGCGTAACTATCTTCTATACTGCCCCGACTGCTATTCGTGCTTTTATTAAAATGGGAGACGAACATCCTAATGCCCGCGATCTATCCTCTCTGCGGATCTTAGGAACTGTAGGCGAACCAATTAACCCCGAAGCTTGGATGTGGTATCACAAAGTCATTGGTGGAGAACGTTGTCCTATCGTAGATACTTGGTGGCAGACAGAAACAGGGGGTTTTATGATCACTCCTCTACCTGGCGCAACTTCTACCAAACCAGGTTCAGCAACTCGTCCTTTTCCTGGAATTATTGCAGATGTGGTTGATTTAGAAGGTAATTCTGTAGGTAATAATCAAGGAGGTTATTTAGTGATTAAACATCCTTGGCCTAGTATGATGAGAACGGTATATAAAGATGATGACCGTTTCCGTCGTACCTATTGGGAGCATATCTTACCAAAGAATGGTAAATATCTTTATTTTGCAGGAGATGGAGCAAGAAAAGACGAAGACGGCTATTTCTGGATTATGGGTAGGGTCGATGACGTGATGAATATTTCAGGACACCGCATCGGTACAATGGAAGTAGAATCAGCCCTCGTTTCTCATCCTGCGGTAGCAGAAGCTGCGGTGGTAGGTAGACCAGATGAACTTAAAGGAGAAGATGTCTATGCTTTCGTTACCCTCGAAGGCAGCTATCAACCCAGTGAAGCACTAAAAGAAGAACTGAAAAAACACGTAGTCAAAGAAATAGGCGCGATCGCTCGTCCAGGAGAAATTCGTTTTGCTGATGCCTTGCCTAAGACCCGTTCTGGTAAGATTATCCGTCGTTTCTTACGGAATTTGGCCGC from Stanieria cyanosphaera PCC 7437 encodes:
- a CDS encoding SH3 domain-containing protein — its product is MRSQFITSIVFISAFIVLTLAGVKPVKTQLKQNSLQGCTTVYSFPVGGNLISKESESQINVREEPTVSAKVSDFGNQGEPIYVTQVFENNADGYCWYKVSFQSGAKGWVRGDFVSIFLASLAEAPLCSL
- a CDS encoding WGR domain-containing protein is translated as MSTAVVAGVLDCCTLIYVEIDQNSNKVWQGKVTDDGCFTAQWGRVGSKLQSKTYQFSSVLLAKNKFERMKREKLRKGYTEAQLIPNQQPQTTTISSEDLESIAAKQIHHGGDVRSKQLIRYLVSVNIHEIIAQTNINYDVSTGKFTTALGLITPNAIALARDYLLQIAAMKRSNSRIFRQLISQYLRLIPQNLGRKLDESVFRSPQELQRQYEILNALDAALATTQPSMKEKIFECTLTRVPGSTTEGKNTFRWLRQLYESTLNTHHLASQYKLRRVYEINIPSMRRAFSKKAAEVGNVKLHWHGTKASNLLSILQQGLIIPPANAIQCTGRMFGNGIYGSQQSTKALNYATNYWNQSGDNEQRVFMLLCEFAMGKEYHPHNWSQNLPKKGYDSTYVTPGIAGVINQESIVYSTEQVNLKYLCEFV
- a CDS encoding type II toxin-antitoxin system VapC family toxin; this translates as MIYLLDTNTCIQYLTGRNPLVVAKFKAHNPSDIAICDIVKSELYYGAYKSDRTDKNLQVLSKFFNEFVSLPFDQQAAKKAGEIRARLATLGTPIGPYDLQIAAIALIHNLILVTHNIREFS
- a CDS encoding COP23 domain-containing protein, which gives rise to MKLKLKYQALTTSLFLCSHLFFVMEAQARPTVGFENNSSTQPTVTGGTTFSCIPQGNNYATVGQKAGREPVPLIVWTPKGSNHFGEKYPPQTRCQIVTQKLNAAISANGGTMKNLLLTNGMVSNQTVICTLRQQETACNPNNTLFTLKPENASRSGEVISQLMQIGRYGSSAGFIQETSGQVYVDLGDWENKVF
- a CDS encoding S1 family peptidase, whose amino-acid sequence is MITSFLGGLLSFFHSQLIPKIEQKPNHIANLQLQLINNRFSQERSVEEIARQITVRIFTDSGLGSGAIIARQGQTYTILTNHHVVASSPNQTYTVLTDDGQRHQAQWLQSSQFGTLDVALLQFTSSNSYRVVKIGDSTQLSVGNVIYASGFPAWHFRREGNKITALEDTRHWGLRAFRVTKGIVGMLSKQALFGGYQIGYSNDVVEGMSGGPVLNEQAELIGINGMLKYPLQDTQAIVFVDGTTPSEQLFEQMETLSWAIPINDIHHQIETLIGESAVIENELLRE
- a CDS encoding tetratricopeptide repeat-containing S1 family peptidase produces the protein MTIKKFKMSLAKFNFSTKWLGSTLIVTLLAVSFPTMVTAKNESEIAQIAKTLTVQINNNGNSPGGSGVIIAKNGNTYTVITANHVVCDAIPRPGPVVCRKDIAYSVRTYTGQEYPLSLVEHLQKNPNDSDLAIVTFESSEEYPVAQLGDSEQAAIASDIYVAGFPAAFGKTGAQRDFTLTTGAVASLATNAINGYSLIYDARTKTGMSGGPVFDSEAHLVGIHGLGDTNTPQTGNLSDAQKSGFNAGIPINTFKQVCPKFENCLNLGENTEITRNSVEQSTTKPTVTNLDNPQSARDHYKKGLSLQARGDYPQAINHYTQALQLTPDQSTALSTLLNRGYAYLNLQNWQAAIDDYNQALQIDSNEATAYNERGEARQQIGDLAGAISDYTQAINLDPNLPYAYNNRAFILNRQGDLAGAKADLEKAAELLLAEGQIDQYKIVMNNIETVERNQRLQPDTTNSDPNLSLIQQWNLKSVPCSNQAVSIFIDGKEYCTEPTDWLSLGQYKYIRNDDRLEPITKPPATSNSQTLAISPQFTFTSVWDYGNCLEDIIQLYLGVEQFKQRGRIGNCLADVFQTYKDKGLSQAQALELIRAANQYATSKLNPSLYPPQGQRRRINKMFGFTYQIDKTP